CTCGCGCGCATCGCGAGCAGGTCCAACACGGACTCCACGCACTGGCGCAGGTTGAAGGGCTGCTGCTCCAGTTCGACCCGGCCGGCTTCGATCTTGGAGAAGTCCAGCATGTCGTTGAGCAGCCCCAGCAGCGCGTCCCCGCTCTGGCGGATGGTGGACGCGAAGTCGCGCTGCTCGGGCGTCAGCGCCGTGTCCATCAACAGCCCCGCCATGCCGATGATGGCGTTCATCGGCGTGCGGATCTCATGGCTCACGGTGGCCAGGAACAGGCTCTTGGCCTGGTTGGCGTCCTCGGCGGACTGGCGCGCGCGCTGGAGGTCGGTGACGTCGTGGTAGATGGCGATGAAGCCCAGCGACTGGCCCGCCACCGTCACCGGCAGGGCGCGCAGCTCCACGTCCACCACCGTGCCGTCCTTGCGCACGCGCTTGGTGACGACGTGCACGCGGTCCTTGCGCAGCACCTCGCGCGACGTCTCCTCGGCCTCTGGACGGATGTCGTCCACGTTGGCCACCAGCTTGAGGATGTTCTTCCCCAGGGACTCCTGCGGCGTGTAGCCGAAGAGCCGCTCCGCCGCGGGATTCCAGGTGAGGACCTCGAAGTCGCGGCTGATGGTGACGATGGCCACCGGGCTGTGGCGCACCACCGCCTCGAAGAACTCCTTCTGCTGCCGGAGGCTGGACTCGGCCTCCAGCGCGGCGTCCAGGCCCCGGAGCAGCAACATCCAGCCGCCGTCCTGCGGCAGCGCCAGCACCCGCACCGGGTACCCCAGGCCGGCGCGCCACTCCGTCTCCGGCGGAGCGCCTCCCTCGGAGGAGACCTGGGGGGGCGTCCAGCCTGGCAGCACACCCGCCGCGGACTGCCCGACCAGCGCGTCACGGGGACCCAGCAGCGCCTCCGCGGCGCGGTTCACGGCCACGACCCGCAGGGTCGCGTCGAGCACGAGCACACCGTCTCGCGTGTGCTCGAACAAGGCCGGATACGCGCTGGGTGGCAGTTCGGGCAACCTTCCCCCTCCGTTCAAGAACTGTAGGTCAGTCGAGGCGCCAGTTCCATGTCATCCATGGAAAACCATGGAGGTGGGTAGGCGCCAGTCCCTTCCCGTCCTTCCAGTGGCCCGCGGGAGTCTAGGGCGCTTCCGAAGACGCTCCCAGGAAGTGTTTGGGGGCGCCAGTCGCAGTTTCGTGGCGGGCGTCCGGGAGGGCCGCTCCAGACCCGGCCGGCGCCAGTGCCGCCGAGCGGGCCCCCTGCGCCCTCCGCGTGACGCGGTGGGGCTCCTCGGGAGCCCCCTGCTGGAGGCTGTAGCACCGTATTTCAAGTCTTCAGATGAAAACAAGGACTCGCCTCGGAGCTGACTTGGAGGGGTGCCGGGCATGTTTCATGGCCCGGGAGGAGGATGAAACACCGGAGGCCCCTGGTGCGATGGGGCAGGGATTGGCGGAACACGCATCCCGCGACGGTGAATCCACCGTGTCCGGGCCCCGCGTGATGTTTCAGCGCGACCAGGACGGCGGCGCGCCGCTCCCGAGCCCCCCACCCCCTCGGCCCAGCGACACGGCGGGCCGCGGGTGTCCCGTTCCACGCGGGCGCGCCATGACAGGATGCGCCGCGACGCGGGTCTTCACGAAGGACATGGATCATGGCGGAACGAAGCGCGGTGGGCTGGACGCTGGTGAGGGTGGTCTTCGGGATGACGCTGGCCCTGGGCCATGGCCTGGGCAAGGTGACGGGAGACCTGTCCGGCTTCGCGGAAGGCGTGGCGAAGCTGGGCTTTCCCGCGCCCCTCTTCTTCGCGTGGTGCGCGGCGCTCGCGGAGTTCCTGGGCGGGCTGCTGGTGGCGCTGGGCCTCTTCACCCGCCCCGCGGCGATGTTCGCCGGGTTCACCATGCTGGTGGCGCTCTTCCGCCACCGCGTGGATCCGTTCGCCAAGGCGGAGATGGCCCTGCTCTACCTGACGGTGATGATCGCGGCGCTCATCATCGGAGGGGGCCGCTTCAGCCTGGACGCGCGCCTGTTCCGCAAGAAGGCCTGAGTCAGGCCGCCACGCGGGCCACGCACTCGGGCCCGTCGTTGGCGGGCGAGTTCACGACCCGCGCGACCTCATAGGCCTCCAACGGAGCCTCCGGCGCGGGGACGAGCAGCGGCAGGAGCACGGAGGCCTCCTGCGGCTCCGGGCGCAGCCACACGGCCTGGGCTTCCGGCGACAGGATGACGGGCATCCGGTCGTGGATGGGCGCCATCAACGCGTTCGGCCCGGTGGTGATGAGGGTGCAGGTGCGCAGCACCTCGCCGGTGTCCGGCGCCGTCCACTCCTCCCAGAGGCCCGCCAGCGCCAGCGGCTTCCCGTCGCGGCGGTGGAAGAGGTACGGCGTCTTGGGCTTCGTGGACTGCTTCCATTCATACCAGCCGTCCACCACCACCAGGCACCGCCTGCGCTTCAGCGCCGAGCGGAAGCTGGGCTTCTCCGCCACCGTCTCCGCGCGCGCGTTGATCAGCTTGTTGCCAATGGACGCGTCCTTCGCCCACGAGGGGATGAGCCCCCAGCGGAACACGTCCAGCAGTCGCGCGCCGTCGTTGGGCACCACGGGCAGCAGCTGCGTGGGACAGAGGTTGAAGCGCTCGCGCTCCAGCGTCGCGCGCGCGCCCGCGAGCTCCAGCTCGGCGACGAGCTGCGCGGGGGAGGTCCGGACGGTGACTCGGCCACACATGGGAAGGGAGCGTAGCGCCCGGCGCCCGGTCTCGCACGCGCCCCGTGCCCGTCCGGTGGGGAACCGGACGACGCGTTACGTGGGCAGCTGGATGCCCGACAGGCGCTGGAACAGCTCCACCGCGCGGCTGTCGGACAGCCCGGAGATGTAGTCCGTCACGCACAGGAGGCGTTGATAGGGCGTGAGCCGGAGGATGGCCTCGTCCCGCCGAGGGGGCTTGCGCGCCGCCGCGTCCGCCGCCGCGAACTCCGGACGCTGGAAACACTCCAGGGGCAGCAGCTGCCGCAGCTTCTTCTCCTCGCGGTTGGGCGCCTCCGCCACGACCGCGAAGGCGAACATGTCCAGCAGGCCCCCCAGCGTCTTGAAGCCCGCGCTCTCAATCTGGAGCACGCGCTCGCTCTCGTAGCCGTGCTCGCGGGTGAAGTCGGTGATCTCCTCCAAGGGCGTGCGCACGTCGGCCCGCAGGGCGGTGAGCGGCGTCTCCGTCCGCCCCGCCTCCAGGTCGCGCGCGTGCTCCAGGAAGGCCTCCACGCACTTCGGGATGAGCTTCCCGATGGCCCGCGCCCGCGCCTGCGCCATGCGCGTCTCCAGGTGCCGGGGCGGCGCACGGCCTCCGGACTCCGGCAGCACGGACTCCAGCAGCTCACAGGCCCGCGCCATGGGCACGAGCCCCAGCTTCGCGGAGTCCTCCAGGTCGATGACCGCGTAGCAGATGTCATCCGCCGCCTCGACGAGGAAGGCCAGCGGGTGGCGGCTGAACACCCCGGGCTCGCGCTCCCGCAGGCCCGTGGCGCGGTAGGCCTCCAGCGCCAGGTCCAGGTCGTCCTGGAAGTAACCGAACTTCTTCTCCGACACGACGCCCTTCGCCTTCGGGCGCGAGCCGGGGAGCACCGACGGGCGCGGGTACTTGCTCATCGCGCCCAGCGTCGCGGCGGTGTAGCGCAGGCCGCCCCGGCGCTCGCGCGACTGGAGGCGGTTCAGGATGCGGAAGCCCTGCGCGTTGCCCTCGAAGTCGCGCAGGTCGCACCACTCGGCCTCCGTCGCGAAGGGGCTCTTGCGCCCCTCCCCCGGCGGCGACAGCCGCTGCGCCACCCAGTGCTGGATGGCCGCCTCCCCCGAGTGACCGAAGGGCGGATTGCCGATGTCGTGCGCCAGGCACGCCGCCGCCACGACGGTCCCCAGGTCCGCGGGGTCCAGCGCCACGCCCTGCGCCTTCAAGCCCAGGCCGGCCTGATGTCCCAGGGAGCGGCCCACGCAGGACGCCTCGATGCTGTGCGTGAGCCGCGTGCGCGTGTAGTCGCTCGTCGACAGCGGAAACACCTGCGTCTTGTCGTGCAGGCAGCGGAACTCGCTGGAGAAGACGATGCGATCATAGTCCCGGTAGTAGTCGCTGCGCTCATCCAGCTGCCGGTGCGCGGCCTCCTGCTCCTCGTGCGGCGCGGCGCGCGGCTCGGAGCCGATGCGGGCGTCCGACAGGAGCCGCCGCCAGCGGTCCGTCCGTTCCAGGCTTTCACTGCGGCTCACGCGGGGGACCTCACTGTGCGAGGGGAGCCCCGGCATCGTGCCCCCCCGCACCGCCTGCGCAAGTTCCCTCGCCATCCGGAACCCGACGCGCTCCAGCCCCCCGGTCCGTTCAGGGTTGGCGGGGCCCGGGGCGCTTCCCAACATCCCCCCTCAAGCCACGGTGCCGTCCGCAGGAGCTCACGGGCACGGCCCACACGAAGGGGACAGCGACATGGGGTGGAGGGGACGGATGGGGCTGGGGGGACTGGTCGCGCTGATGGCGGCAATCTCCCCCCAGGTGGCGAACGCGGACTCGGACTCGGACGCGCAGGTGGATCCGGAGGAGCGGCCCGGAGTCCATCTGCTCGACAGCTCCCAGGGCCGGCACCACGGCCGCCATCACGCGGAGGCGGGCACGGGCGGCTCCGGCGCGGAGGAAGCCTGGCCCAAGCTGGGCGGCCACTGGGGAATCGTGGTGCCCATCGTGAGCTTCACCGACGAGGACACCACGGTCATCTTCGCGGACTTCATCCAGGTGGGCATCGCGCCCGGCGTGACGGTGAAGCTCAACAAGAAGTGGTCCATCGACTTCGAGTTCATCGGGTTCACGCGCTGGCGGTTCTCGGATGACGGGACGCCCGCGAGCGCCAGCACCAGCATCGTGGTGGATCCGGGCGTCGTGTATGACTTTGGCGAGTTCTCCGGCGGCCTGCGCACCGCCGTGCAGGTGGGCTCCGGCGTGCCGTTCAACCTGGGCCTGGTGCCCATCATCAACAAGGGCTTCCCCATCCAGGACGGCCTGAAGTGGTTCGTGGAGTTGGACCTGCCCTTCTTCATCACCGGCAGGCCGGGCCACGGCGGCGTCAGCTTCTCGCCGCAGGTGCAGACGGGCATCGCGTTCTGACGCGGCGGCGCCGGGGACCGGGACCGCGCCCCCGGCCCCCGCCAGAAGCCCTACTGGAACATCCGCCAGCCCGTCTCCTTCACGATGCCCGTCGGCACCACGACGGGCGAGTCCCACGAGATGAGGTATTCGGTATCCAGCAGGCCGAGCTTCCGGCCGTGGACCGTCGGGTTGCGCGCGCCCACCATCGTGAGCACCTCGCGCAGCACGCCTTCATGGTAGGGCGCCGGCATGAAGTCGCGCCGCATGACGAACAGCGCGTCCACCTCCCCCTTCCACTCCACGGACCGGTCCCCGTAGCTCACCGCCATCTGGTAGCCGGACGGCAGGTTGGTCACGAGCTTGCGCGGGTCGCCCGCCGCCAGCAGCAGGAAGGTGCGCCCCACCGCGGACTCCAGGAAGCTGCGCGTGGCCTGCATCCCCATCTGCCGCAGCGCTTCGTCGTCTCCCCCCCACCGTGGCGCGAGCACGCGCGACGCCGCCTGGGCCAGCTTGAGGAAGCTGGCCAC
This region of Corallococcus silvisoli genomic DNA includes:
- a CDS encoding DoxX family protein; the protein is MAERSAVGWTLVRVVFGMTLALGHGLGKVTGDLSGFAEGVAKLGFPAPLFFAWCAALAEFLGGLLVALGLFTRPAAMFAGFTMLVALFRHRVDPFAKAEMALLYLTVMIAALIIGGGRFSLDARLFRKKA
- a CDS encoding SOS response-associated peptidase; protein product: MCGRVTVRTSPAQLVAELELAGARATLERERFNLCPTQLLPVVPNDGARLLDVFRWGLIPSWAKDASIGNKLINARAETVAEKPSFRSALKRRRCLVVVDGWYEWKQSTKPKTPYLFHRRDGKPLALAGLWEEWTAPDTGEVLRTCTLITTGPNALMAPIHDRMPVILSPEAQAVWLRPEPQEASVLLPLLVPAPEAPLEAYEVARVVNSPANDGPECVARVAA
- the dgt gene encoding dGTP triphosphohydrolase, which produces MSRSESLERTDRWRRLLSDARIGSEPRAAPHEEQEAAHRQLDERSDYYRDYDRIVFSSEFRCLHDKTQVFPLSTSDYTRTRLTHSIEASCVGRSLGHQAGLGLKAQGVALDPADLGTVVAAACLAHDIGNPPFGHSGEAAIQHWVAQRLSPPGEGRKSPFATEAEWCDLRDFEGNAQGFRILNRLQSRERRGGLRYTAATLGAMSKYPRPSVLPGSRPKAKGVVSEKKFGYFQDDLDLALEAYRATGLREREPGVFSRHPLAFLVEAADDICYAVIDLEDSAKLGLVPMARACELLESVLPESGGRAPPRHLETRMAQARARAIGKLIPKCVEAFLEHARDLEAGRTETPLTALRADVRTPLEEITDFTREHGYESERVLQIESAGFKTLGGLLDMFAFAVVAEAPNREEKKLRQLLPLECFQRPEFAAADAAARKPPRRDEAILRLTPYQRLLCVTDYISGLSDSRAVELFQRLSGIQLPT
- a CDS encoding DUF2378 family protein, with protein sequence MQAQGKPSKEAGSVEADWAVRRMAATELDTARGMFFLGVLESVRTGVGEDAVAACRAATEERRFVGFFNYPVASFLKLAQAASRVLAPRWGGDDEALRQMGMQATRSFLESAVGRTFLLLAAGDPRKLVTNLPSGYQMAVSYGDRSVEWKGEVDALFVMRRDFMPAPYHEGVLREVLTMVGARNPTVHGRKLGLLDTEYLISWDSPVVVPTGIVKETGWRMFQ